One window of Flavobacteriales bacterium genomic DNA carries:
- a CDS encoding DUF58 domain-containing protein: MKRIVTSLFLTRRFFSLGWGVVVLFVAAFLLPVLLPLAVVAAGLLAAGTVLDLVRLFGVPEGIVASRHTLAKWSNGDENPVTVEVSNRYGFPVHVRVLDELPAQLQERGLDLRRRIPGGSKAQLAYMVRPLSRGVYTYGAINVLARTSWGLAERRYKQEQGREIAVYPSYIHLRKYELMAEADLFSMSGVRKVRRSAQRSEFEQIRDYIPGDDRRTVNWKATARRAKLMVNQYQDEKAQQIVSLIDTGRTMKMPFGGLTLLDRAINAALVLSDIALKKDDKVGIITYSNTVHNVLPPARDRGWMHRVMELLYAQRTDFAETDIEALFLRVKHTVAQRSLLVLYTNFESLSAMRRQLPFLQLLARAHLVAVVIFRNTELDQLLSPADKDTMDVYVKAVTRKFIREKELIAKELESHGVLTILTSPEELSVNVLNKYLEIKARGML; the protein is encoded by the coding sequence GTGAAACGGATCGTCACATCGCTGTTCCTTACCCGGCGCTTTTTCAGCCTCGGATGGGGCGTCGTGGTGCTTTTCGTCGCGGCGTTCCTCCTGCCCGTGCTGCTGCCTTTGGCGGTGGTCGCCGCCGGGCTGTTGGCCGCAGGGACCGTTCTGGATCTCGTCCGGCTTTTCGGGGTGCCGGAGGGCATCGTGGCATCACGCCACACCTTGGCCAAGTGGAGCAACGGCGATGAGAACCCCGTGACCGTGGAGGTGAGCAACCGCTACGGCTTCCCCGTGCATGTGCGGGTGCTGGACGAGCTGCCGGCGCAACTGCAGGAGCGCGGCCTGGACCTGCGGCGGCGCATTCCCGGCGGCTCGAAGGCACAGCTCGCGTACATGGTGCGGCCGCTCTCCCGTGGCGTTTATACCTACGGCGCGATCAATGTGCTGGCACGCACAAGCTGGGGTCTGGCCGAGCGGCGCTATAAGCAGGAACAGGGCCGCGAGATCGCGGTATACCCCAGCTACATCCATCTGCGGAAATACGAGCTGATGGCCGAGGCCGACCTCTTCAGCATGTCCGGCGTGCGCAAGGTGCGGCGCAGTGCGCAGCGGAGCGAGTTCGAGCAGATACGCGACTACATCCCCGGCGATGACCGTCGCACGGTGAACTGGAAGGCCACGGCGCGCCGGGCCAAGCTGATGGTGAACCAATACCAGGACGAGAAGGCGCAACAGATCGTCTCGCTGATCGACACCGGCCGCACCATGAAGATGCCCTTCGGTGGCCTCACGCTGCTGGACCGCGCCATCAACGCCGCCCTCGTGCTCAGTGACATCGCCCTCAAGAAGGACGACAAAGTGGGCATCATCACCTACAGCAACACGGTACATAACGTGCTGCCTCCGGCCCGCGACCGCGGCTGGATGCACCGTGTGATGGAACTGCTCTACGCCCAACGCACCGACTTCGCGGAGACCGACATCGAGGCGCTCTTCCTACGGGTGAAACACACCGTGGCCCAGCGCAGCCTGCTGGTGCTGTACACCAATTTCGAGAGCCTTTCCGCCATGCGGCGCCAACTGCCCTTTCTGCAACTGCTCGCCCGGGCTCACTTGGTGGCCGTGGTGATCTTCCGCAATACGGAGTTGGATCAGCTGCTCAGCCCTGCGGACAAGGACACCATGGATGTGTACGTGAAGGCCGTCACCCGGAAATTCATCCGGGAAAAGGAGCTGATCGCCAAGGAACTTGAAAGCCACGGCGTGCTCACCATCCTCACCTCGCCGGAGGAGCTGAGCGTGAACGTGCTGAACAAGTACTTGGAGATCAAGGCTCGGGGAATGCTGTAG
- a CDS encoding VCBS repeat-containing protein has translation MKTTLLLSVAGLLLSQAHAQTTCITSLPITPGTYTVNFVSGSEVPLPICSQYGVGATMGAWYSYTPLMDTAVTISTVASGLDTRFHVYTGGCGALLCHAGDDDGGGNLTSLATFDVTAGTTYIIAFDNKWNSYTFDFTMEENVVITPPPPAEGTVAFTPQTFSGVSGYSYGAVDMNGDFLDDMVSVTGSNINILQQEVLGGMTPHNYPTGNVQFPATWSMAAGDLDGNGYNDLQYGNGSGVSFLMANSTGTDYVVQNFPQYVFSQRGNMIDINNDGNLDAFMCHDVSANVYYMNDGTGTLTFGQGQFGTSCGNYGSIWVDYDGDGDMDLFVAKCGCDPVDILMRNNGDGTFTSMAAALGFADSHQSWSSAWGDFDNDGDMDVLVGSSSSSYHKLMRNNGDGTFTNITAGSGFDSFGGQSIEWNTRDFNNDGYLDIIGGGAIHYNNGDLTFSPDNTAPQNGPIGDLNNDGFLDIVSGSTAMMNQGNDNHWLTVNLIGTVSNRNGIGARIQVTSELGSQIREIRSGDGFRYMSSLNAHFGFGTDSVITGVTVHWPSGIVDEFSSAEVDQAMTITEGMTLTTGIADAAAEHAFGLFPNPVKDVLTVIGGDVALNDPFEVLDVTGKRVLQGTLTRGHVDVSSLNTGVYVLSVRSGTAMSRQQFVKE, from the coding sequence ATGAAAACAACACTGCTCCTTTCCGTCGCTGGTCTGCTTTTGTCCCAGGCCCATGCCCAGACCACCTGCATCACGTCTTTGCCGATCACACCGGGCACATACACGGTGAACTTTGTCAGCGGCTCGGAAGTGCCCCTGCCCATCTGCTCGCAATATGGAGTAGGAGCTACCATGGGTGCGTGGTATAGTTATACCCCGCTCATGGACACGGCGGTCACCATTAGCACCGTGGCAAGTGGGCTCGATACGCGCTTCCATGTTTACACCGGTGGTTGCGGTGCTTTGTTGTGCCATGCCGGGGATGATGATGGAGGGGGAAATCTCACCTCCTTGGCCACTTTCGATGTCACAGCAGGGACCACCTACATTATTGCCTTCGATAACAAATGGAACTCCTACACTTTTGATTTCACCATGGAGGAAAACGTGGTGATCACTCCGCCGCCGCCTGCCGAGGGCACCGTGGCCTTCACTCCGCAGACGTTCTCGGGGGTTTCAGGGTACAGCTATGGTGCCGTGGACATGAACGGGGATTTTCTGGACGACATGGTCTCGGTCACCGGTTCGAACATCAACATCTTGCAGCAAGAGGTCCTTGGGGGTATGACGCCCCATAATTATCCCACAGGTAACGTACAGTTTCCGGCCACATGGAGCATGGCGGCGGGCGATCTGGACGGGAACGGCTACAACGACCTCCAGTACGGTAATGGCAGCGGAGTTTCTTTCCTGATGGCGAACAGCACCGGCACCGATTATGTGGTGCAGAACTTTCCACAATATGTGTTCAGCCAACGGGGCAACATGATCGATATCAACAATGACGGGAATCTGGACGCCTTCATGTGCCACGATGTAAGCGCAAATGTCTATTATATGAACGATGGCACTGGTACGCTCACCTTTGGGCAAGGCCAGTTCGGCACTAGCTGCGGCAACTATGGGAGCATCTGGGTGGATTATGACGGTGACGGCGACATGGATCTCTTTGTGGCCAAGTGCGGCTGCGATCCCGTGGACATCCTGATGCGCAACAATGGTGATGGCACCTTCACCAGCATGGCCGCCGCACTGGGATTCGCGGATAGCCACCAGAGCTGGTCCAGCGCATGGGGCGACTTCGACAACGATGGCGACATGGACGTGCTCGTGGGCTCCAGCTCCAGCAGCTATCACAAATTGATGCGCAACAACGGTGACGGTACTTTCACCAACATCACCGCCGGCTCGGGCTTCGACAGCTTCGGTGGGCAGAGCATTGAATGGAACACCCGTGACTTCAACAATGACGGATACCTGGACATCATCGGCGGTGGTGCGATCCACTACAACAACGGCGACCTCACCTTTTCACCGGACAACACGGCACCGCAGAACGGCCCCATCGGCGACCTCAATAATGACGGCTTCCTGGATATCGTCAGCGGCAGCACGGCCATGATGAACCAAGGCAATGACAACCATTGGCTCACGGTGAACCTGATCGGTACGGTGAGCAACAGGAACGGCATCGGTGCCCGGATACAGGTCACCAGCGAACTTGGTTCACAGATCAGGGAGATCCGCAGTGGTGATGGCTTCAGGTACATGAGCAGCCTCAATGCCCACTTCGGTTTTGGCACGGACTCGGTCATCACCGGGGTGACGGTGCATTGGCCTTCCGGTATTGTTGATGAGTTCTCATCCGCCGAGGTGGACCAGGCCATGACCATTACGGAGGGCATGACCCTTACCACCGGTATCGCGGATGCCGCTGCGGAGCATGCTTTCGGCTTGTTCCCGAACCCGGTGAAGGATGTCCTGACGGTGATCGGAGGGGATGTTGCGCTGAACGATCCGTTCGAGGTTTTGGACGTGACCGGGAAGCGTGTGCTGCAAGGAACACTGACCCGCGGTCATGTGGATGTTTCCAGCCTGAACACCGGGGTCTATGTGCTTTCCGTTCGGAGCGGCACGGCGATGAGCAGGCAACAGTTCGTGAAGGAGTGA
- the ppsA gene encoding phosphoenolpyruvate synthase — protein sequence MAQAEYLKWLHEVELSDIPTVGGKNASLGEMIQNLGKLGVQVPGGFVVTVASYEAFIAHNVLDQKIRDIVAGLDVDDVENIRRTGLAVRTLIKNGKFPEEIWKGIMARYDEMSQKYGQEATDVAVRSSATAEDLPDASFAGQQETYLNIRGHQELISAVRNCFASLFTDRAIVYRESLGYDHFQVGLSVGVQKMVRSDVGSSGVAFSLDTESGFKDVVLINGSYGLGEMVVQGAVSPDEWIVFKPTLAEGFTSIIEKKLGNKDRKMVYGVEPGKPTLIIPVERAQRNRFCITDAQALEVARSVAAIEKYYSELKGHWCPMDVEWAVDGLTKELFILQARPETIHSNKATDRVVEYKIDKPEGVKEVARGIAIGDRVGSGKVRILFSLDGRGGDGDGKDFQKGDVLVTDMTDPDWEPIMKKASAIITNKGGRTCHAAIVAREMGVPAIVGCGNITDLLDTGMEVTASCCEGDTGIIYQGIISSTVEETLLADIPETKTPIMLNVASPDLAFKFSGLPNAGVGLAREEFIINNYIQAHPLALLQHKELGDVALSGKISYLINGYEDEETFFIKKLSYGIAKIASAFYPNKVIVRFSDFKSNEYKNLLGGEHFEPDEENPMIGWRGASRYYSDAYKEAFGLECKAIRRVREKMGLKNVVVMVPFCRTVEELQSVTAVMKEYGLERGKEGLELFLMAEIPSNILMAEEFSEHIDGFSIGSNDLTQLTLGLDRDSALVSHLYDERNPAVKRMLKMLIETAKRTGTKVGICGQGPSDFPDFAQFLVELGIDSISVTPDSLLKTKRAIAEVEKTLAGKTATARATAG from the coding sequence ATGGCACAAGCAGAATACCTCAAGTGGCTCCACGAAGTTGAGCTTAGCGATATCCCCACCGTTGGCGGCAAGAACGCCAGCCTCGGGGAAATGATCCAAAATCTCGGAAAGCTCGGCGTGCAGGTGCCCGGCGGGTTCGTGGTCACCGTGGCCAGCTACGAAGCTTTCATTGCCCACAACGTGTTGGACCAGAAGATCCGCGACATCGTGGCGGGCTTGGACGTGGACGACGTGGAGAACATCCGCCGCACCGGCCTCGCCGTGCGCACATTGATCAAGAACGGCAAGTTCCCGGAGGAGATCTGGAAGGGCATCATGGCGCGCTATGATGAAATGTCGCAGAAATACGGGCAGGAGGCGACCGACGTGGCGGTGCGTTCCAGCGCCACCGCGGAAGACCTGCCCGATGCATCCTTCGCCGGGCAGCAGGAGACCTACCTCAACATCCGCGGGCACCAGGAGCTCATCAGCGCCGTGCGCAACTGCTTTGCCTCGCTCTTCACCGACCGTGCCATCGTGTACCGCGAAAGCTTGGGCTACGACCATTTTCAGGTGGGCCTCAGCGTGGGCGTCCAGAAAATGGTGCGCTCCGACGTGGGCAGCAGCGGCGTGGCCTTCAGCTTGGACACCGAAAGCGGCTTCAAGGACGTGGTGCTGATCAATGGCAGCTACGGCCTCGGCGAGATGGTGGTACAAGGCGCCGTGAGCCCGGATGAATGGATCGTCTTCAAGCCCACACTGGCCGAAGGGTTTACCAGCATCATCGAAAAGAAATTAGGCAACAAGGACCGCAAAATGGTTTACGGCGTGGAGCCGGGCAAACCCACGCTCATCATCCCCGTGGAGCGCGCGCAACGCAACCGCTTCTGCATCACGGATGCGCAAGCCTTGGAAGTGGCGCGCAGCGTGGCGGCCATCGAAAAGTATTACAGTGAGCTGAAGGGCCATTGGTGCCCGATGGACGTGGAATGGGCCGTGGACGGCTTGACGAAGGAACTCTTCATCCTTCAGGCGCGCCCGGAGACCATACACAGCAACAAGGCCACGGACCGCGTGGTGGAATATAAGATCGACAAGCCTGAGGGCGTCAAGGAGGTCGCGCGCGGCATCGCCATCGGCGACCGCGTTGGAAGCGGCAAGGTCCGCATCCTCTTCAGCCTCGACGGGCGCGGCGGCGACGGCGACGGCAAAGATTTCCAAAAAGGCGACGTTCTTGTGACCGACATGACCGACCCGGACTGGGAGCCGATCATGAAAAAGGCCAGTGCCATCATCACCAATAAGGGCGGGCGTACCTGCCACGCGGCCATCGTGGCGCGCGAAATGGGCGTGCCCGCCATCGTGGGCTGCGGCAACATCACCGACCTGCTGGACACCGGCATGGAAGTGACGGCCAGCTGCTGCGAAGGCGATACAGGGATCATCTACCAAGGCATCATTTCTAGCACTGTTGAGGAAACGTTGCTGGCCGACATACCGGAAACGAAAACGCCGATCATGCTCAATGTGGCCAGCCCGGATCTGGCCTTCAAGTTCAGCGGCCTGCCAAACGCCGGTGTGGGTTTGGCGCGCGAGGAGTTCATCATCAACAACTACATCCAGGCGCACCCGCTGGCATTGCTACAACACAAAGAGCTCGGCGACGTGGCGCTCAGCGGCAAGATCAGTTACTTGATCAACGGCTATGAGGACGAAGAGACTTTCTTCATAAAGAAGCTCAGCTACGGCATCGCCAAGATCGCCAGCGCCTTTTACCCCAACAAGGTGATCGTGCGCTTCAGCGACTTCAAAAGCAACGAGTACAAGAACCTTCTGGGCGGCGAGCACTTCGAACCGGACGAGGAAAACCCCATGATCGGCTGGCGCGGCGCGTCCCGCTACTACAGCGATGCGTACAAGGAAGCCTTCGGGTTGGAATGCAAGGCCATCCGACGCGTGCGTGAAAAAATGGGCCTGAAGAACGTGGTGGTGATGGTGCCCTTCTGCCGCACGGTGGAAGAGCTGCAAAGCGTCACCGCAGTGATGAAGGAATACGGCCTGGAGCGCGGCAAAGAGGGCCTTGAGCTCTTCCTGATGGCGGAGATCCCCAGCAACATCCTCATGGCCGAGGAATTCAGCGAGCACATCGATGGCTTCTCCATCGGCAGCAACGACCTCACCCAGCTCACCCTCGGCCTGGACCGCGACAGCGCACTGGTAAGCCACCTCTACGACGAACGCAACCCGGCCGTGAAGCGCATGCTGAAAATGCTGATCGAGACCGCCAAGCGCACCGGCACCAAAGTGGGCATTTGCGGCCAAGGCCCCAGCGACTTCCCGGACTTCGCGCAGTTCTTAGTTGAACTGGGCATCGACTCCATCAGCGTAACGCCGGACAGCTTGCTGAAGACGAAACGGGCGATTGCGGAGGTGGAGAAGACATTGGCGGGAAAGACCGCCACTGCACGGGCTACTGCGGGTTGA
- a CDS encoding type II toxin-antitoxin system HicB family antitoxin — protein sequence MAQRTYRILLTKEPEGGYTVKVPALAGCVTYGESVDHAMSMAQEAIELYVETLKAEGEPVPDDSATLEYSLVVGL from the coding sequence ATGGCACAACGCACATACCGGATCCTTTTGACCAAAGAGCCTGAAGGTGGCTATACCGTAAAGGTTCCCGCCCTTGCAGGTTGTGTGACTTATGGCGAGAGTGTGGACCACGCCATGAGCATGGCGCAAGAGGCCATTGAGCTTTACGTGGAAACGCTGAAGGCTGAAGGAGAACCGGTACCGGACGATAGCGCAACGTTGGAATACTCGTTAGTCGTAGGCCTTTAG
- a CDS encoding type II toxin-antitoxin system HicA family toxin, protein MTGTPALTPEALIRLLRKHGFEFVRAKGSHQIFKNSETGKMTIVPMHRRDLPKGTLLAILKQAGIDKSNLL, encoded by the coding sequence ATGACTGGCACGCCAGCACTAACGCCTGAAGCACTAATCAGGTTGCTCCGAAAACACGGATTTGAATTCGTCCGGGCTAAAGGTTCGCACCAAATCTTTAAAAATTCCGAGACCGGCAAAATGACGATTGTCCCCATGCATCGACGCGACCTACCAAAAGGAACGTTGCTTGCCATCCTCAAACAAGCCGGGATAGACAAGAGCAACCTGCTTTAA
- a CDS encoding NAD(P)-dependent alcohol dehydrogenase, which produces MSTTKAYAAQSATSPLEPVTIERRAPGPNDVAIKIAYCGVCHSDVHAVRDEWGGTRYPIVPGHEVVGMVAAVGSEVSRWKVGQQVGVGCMVNSCRTCASCKEHEEQFCENGMTGTYNSMDRYGDGTVTHGGYSTSIVVNEDFVLRIPEGMPLDRTAPLLCAGITTYSPLHRFGVKAGHKLGVVGLGGLGHMAVKIAKAMGAHVTMISHSESKRADAERLGADDFLLSKDADAFKKNAKRFDFILDTVSAPHDYNAYLGLLRRGGTMVLVGMPDAAPIHASSLVLQRRQLAGSLIGGIKETQEMLDFCAKHNVLSDIELIPIDQINTAYERMLKSDVRYRFVIDMKSLG; this is translated from the coding sequence ATGTCAACCACAAAAGCCTACGCTGCACAAAGCGCCACATCACCCCTTGAGCCGGTCACCATCGAACGCCGTGCCCCAGGTCCAAATGATGTCGCTATCAAGATCGCCTATTGCGGCGTCTGCCACTCTGACGTTCATGCGGTGCGCGACGAATGGGGCGGCACGCGCTACCCGATCGTACCGGGCCATGAGGTCGTGGGCATGGTCGCCGCCGTGGGCAGCGAGGTGAGCCGCTGGAAGGTGGGCCAACAAGTAGGCGTGGGCTGCATGGTGAACAGCTGCCGGACCTGTGCTTCCTGCAAGGAACACGAGGAACAGTTTTGTGAGAATGGCATGACCGGCACCTACAATTCCATGGACCGATACGGTGATGGAACAGTGACCCATGGCGGCTATTCCACCAGCATCGTCGTGAACGAGGATTTCGTGCTGCGCATCCCCGAAGGCATGCCCTTGGACCGCACGGCACCGCTGTTGTGTGCGGGCATCACCACCTATTCGCCCTTGCACCGCTTCGGGGTGAAGGCGGGCCATAAGCTGGGCGTCGTGGGACTCGGCGGCTTGGGCCACATGGCCGTGAAGATCGCCAAGGCCATGGGCGCGCACGTCACCATGATCAGCCATTCCGAAAGCAAGCGTGCCGATGCCGAACGCTTGGGCGCCGACGACTTCCTGCTCTCCAAGGATGCCGATGCCTTCAAGAAGAACGCCAAGCGCTTCGACTTCATCTTGGATACCGTTTCGGCGCCGCACGATTACAACGCCTACCTCGGCCTGTTGCGCCGGGGCGGCACCATGGTGCTGGTGGGTATGCCCGATGCCGCGCCCATCCACGCCAGTTCCCTTGTGCTGCAACGCCGACAGCTTGCAGGTTCGCTCATCGGCGGCATCAAGGAAACCCAGGAGATGCTTGATTTCTGCGCCAAGCACAACGTGCTCAGCGACATCGAGCTGATCCCCATCGACCAGATCAACACGGCCTACGAGCGTATGCTCAAAAGCGATGTGCGCTATCGCTTCGTGATCGATATGAAGTCGTTGGGGTAG
- a CDS encoding YiiX family permuted papain-like enzyme — MTIGPWIKNLPQKQGTRLARSLVLGLSVVAVLWGLKVYYLPSLRLKQADHAVIGLADKHQLRDGDIIFQTSRSAQSQAIQLATGSKYSHCGLIFQADNGKQEWVVLEAVQPVKWTPLSSWIARGEGGHYVVKRPRTDPPLSGQMLQAVKAAGEQFVGKDYDLYFGWGDERMYCSELIWKAYHTATGLEIGKLQKLRDFDLSDPVVSKKLKERYGDKLPLDEEVISPASIFESPLLSTIAEE, encoded by the coding sequence ATGACCATTGGTCCTTGGATCAAAAACCTGCCTCAGAAGCAAGGCACACGGTTGGCGAGATCGCTCGTGTTGGGCCTTTCGGTGGTCGCGGTGCTTTGGGGCTTGAAGGTGTACTACCTCCCTTCCCTCCGGCTAAAGCAGGCCGACCATGCCGTGATCGGGCTAGCGGACAAGCACCAGTTGCGTGACGGTGACATCATCTTCCAGACCTCCCGGTCGGCGCAAAGCCAGGCCATCCAATTGGCCACCGGATCCAAGTACAGCCACTGCGGCTTGATCTTCCAAGCGGACAATGGCAAACAGGAATGGGTCGTGCTGGAAGCCGTTCAGCCAGTGAAGTGGACCCCGCTCTCCAGCTGGATCGCCCGCGGGGAAGGCGGGCATTACGTGGTGAAACGGCCAAGGACGGACCCTCCATTGAGCGGGCAAATGCTGCAGGCGGTGAAGGCCGCCGGAGAACAATTCGTTGGGAAGGACTATGACCTCTATTTCGGGTGGGGCGACGAGCGCATGTACTGCTCCGAGTTGATCTGGAAAGCCTACCATACCGCCACCGGACTGGAGATCGGAAAGCTGCAAAAGCTCCGTGACTTCGACCTGTCCGATCCCGTCGTCTCCAAAAAGCTTAAGGAACGTTATGGCGACAAGCTTCCCTTGGACGAGGAAGTGATCTCCCCGGCGAGCATCTTTGAGAGCCCGTTGCTTTCAACCATCGCAGAGGAATGA
- a CDS encoding phosphoribosylaminoimidazolesuccinocarboxamide synthase, with amino-acid sequence MVLSNTLMRSDLDLPGVAEVYHGKVRDVYHLKDGRTILVATDRISAFDVVLPRGIPHKGQVLSQLSWNMLQATAHIAPNWAIASPDPNVVVGHRCATVKVEMVVRGYLVGHAWRTYQQGERMLCGAEMPEGLKENDAFPAPLITPSTKADEGHDEDITPDEILVRGLCTPEEWETMCRYALVLFAEGSRIAKERGLILVDTKYEFGRTPDGHILLIDEIHTPDSSRYFQLDGYAERQTKGERQKQLSKEFVREWLIANHFMGKEGQQLPAMDDAFVQSVTERYVELYERITGEQFVPADTEDINGRVQRALEQWIG; translated from the coding sequence ATGGTATTGTCCAACACCCTCATGCGTTCCGACCTGGACCTGCCGGGCGTCGCTGAGGTCTACCACGGAAAAGTGCGGGACGTCTACCACCTGAAGGACGGCCGTACCATTCTGGTCGCCACGGACCGCATCAGCGCGTTCGACGTGGTATTGCCGCGTGGCATTCCGCACAAGGGGCAAGTGCTCAGCCAGCTTAGCTGGAACATGCTTCAGGCCACGGCGCACATCGCGCCCAACTGGGCCATCGCCTCGCCGGACCCGAACGTAGTGGTGGGCCATCGCTGCGCCACCGTGAAGGTGGAAATGGTGGTGCGCGGCTACTTAGTGGGCCACGCCTGGCGCACCTATCAGCAAGGGGAACGCATGCTCTGCGGTGCCGAAATGCCGGAAGGGCTGAAGGAGAACGATGCCTTTCCCGCTCCGCTGATCACGCCCAGCACCAAGGCCGATGAAGGCCACGACGAGGACATCACGCCGGATGAGATCTTGGTGCGCGGCCTTTGCACACCTGAGGAATGGGAGACCATGTGCCGCTATGCCTTGGTCTTGTTCGCCGAAGGCAGCCGCATCGCCAAGGAACGTGGGCTGATCCTCGTGGATACCAAGTACGAGTTCGGTCGCACACCGGATGGTCACATCTTGCTGATCGACGAGATCCACACGCCGGACAGCTCACGCTATTTCCAACTCGACGGCTATGCCGAAAGGCAAACCAAAGGGGAACGCCAGAAGCAATTGAGCAAGGAGTTCGTGCGCGAATGGCTGATCGCGAACCACTTCATGGGCAAGGAAGGCCAACAGCTGCCTGCCATGGACGATGCCTTCGTGCAAAGCGTCACCGAGCGCTATGTGGAGCTGTATGAGCGGATCACCGGGGAACAGTTCGTTCCAGCGGATACGGAGGACATTAACGGACGGGTGCAGCGGGCGCTTGAGCAGTGGATAGGGTGA
- a CDS encoding PhoH family protein yields MSERTIHITAVEPMAVFGPNDQNLRAIREHFPKLNLVARGDELKLIGPGEQIEVFIERFEQLQRHVVKYNELPRKVLDEIMGSGDGEADGEGGDGNDVIVHGNSGLRVRARTRNQQRMVDAIATHDMLFAVGPAGTGKTYTAVALAVRALKEKQVRRIILTRPAVEAGENLGFLPGDLREKLDPYLQPLYDALKDMVPPQKLVEYLEMGVIQIAPLAFMRGRTLDHAFVILDEAQNASLPQMKMFLTRMGRDAKFVITGDATQVDLPDRVRSGLVPAVDHLRGVEGVAVIDLDEKDVIRHELVTRVIAAFKDIEENRPPANDGQQ; encoded by the coding sequence TTGAGCGAACGCACCATCCACATCACCGCCGTGGAGCCCATGGCGGTGTTCGGCCCCAACGACCAGAACCTGCGGGCCATCCGGGAACACTTTCCCAAATTGAACCTCGTCGCCCGCGGCGACGAGTTGAAACTGATCGGCCCGGGCGAGCAGATCGAGGTGTTCATAGAGCGCTTCGAACAGCTACAGCGCCATGTGGTGAAGTACAATGAGCTGCCGCGCAAGGTGCTGGATGAGATCATGGGCAGCGGCGACGGTGAAGCGGACGGGGAAGGTGGCGACGGGAATGATGTGATCGTCCACGGCAACTCCGGCTTGCGCGTGAGGGCACGAACCCGCAACCAGCAGCGGATGGTGGATGCCATCGCTACCCATGACATGCTTTTCGCCGTGGGGCCTGCGGGTACCGGCAAGACCTACACCGCCGTGGCCTTGGCCGTTCGGGCGTTGAAGGAGAAGCAGGTTAGGCGGATCATTCTCACCCGCCCGGCCGTGGAAGCGGGGGAGAACCTCGGTTTCCTGCCAGGAGACCTGCGGGAGAAGCTGGACCCCTACCTGCAGCCGCTCTACGATGCGTTGAAGGACATGGTGCCACCACAGAAACTGGTGGAATACCTCGAAATGGGCGTGATCCAGATCGCCCCGTTAGCCTTTATGCGCGGTCGCACACTGGACCATGCCTTCGTGATCCTCGACGAGGCCCAGAACGCCAGTCTGCCGCAGATGAAGATGTTCCTCACCCGCATGGGCCGCGACGCCAAGTTCGTCATCACCGGAGACGCCACCCAGGTGGACCTCCCGGATCGTGTGCGCTCGGGCCTGGTGCCCGCCGTGGACCACCTGCGCGGCGTGGAAGGCGTGGCCGTGATCGACCTCGACGAGAAGGACGTGATCCGCCATGAACTGGTGACCCGTGTGATCGCCGCGTTCAAGGATATAGAAGAGAATCGGCCTCCGGCTAATGACGGTCAGCAGTAA